Proteins encoded by one window of Arachis hypogaea cultivar Tifrunner chromosome 1, arahy.Tifrunner.gnm2.J5K5, whole genome shotgun sequence:
- the LOC112803771 gene encoding flavonoid 3'-monooxygenase CYP75B137, protein MVAMFLSSITPLFENLNHYYTNNNTTPFLIIAFTVISTLTWLLFLRPNMAHRNLPPGPPGLPIFGNLLSLDPDLHTYFLSLAHTYGPIFKIQLGSKLGIVITSPSMVREVLKEHDSVFANRDVPAAGRAATYGGADIAWAPYGPEWRMLRKVCVLKMLSNNTLDSVYELRRNEVRKMVGFLHDRVGSEVNVGEQVFLTVLNVITEMMWGGAVEGQEREGLGAEFREVVAEMTHLLGKPNVSDFFPALARFDLQRVEKQMHALVPRFDGIFERKIGERVKEGNKKSNDFLQFLLNLREEADSKTPLTMVQLKALLMDMVVGGSDTSANTIEFAMAEMIKNSEVMKKVQEELEAVVGRDNMVEESHIHKLPYLCAVMKETLRLHPALPLLIPHRPSETTTIGGYTVPKDSRVFVNVWAIHRDPSIWDNPLEFDPTRFLRDDDGGANKWDFSGSDFTYFPFGSGRRICAGIAMAERTVLYFLATLVHSFDWRVIDGEKLDISEKFGIVLKKKTPLVVIPKLRLSNLGLYK, encoded by the exons ATGGTCGCTATGTTCCTCTCTTCAATAACTCCTCTCTTTGAAAACCTTAACCATTACTACACCAACAACAACACCACACCCTTCCTCATAATTGCTTTCACCGTCATCTCCACACTAACATGGCTCCTCTTCCTCAGGCCCAACATGGCCCACCGCAACCTCCCACCAGGCCCACCGGGCCTCCCCATCTTCGGCAACCTCCTCTCCCTTGACCCAGACCTCCACACCTACTTCTTATCCCTGGCCCATACCTACGGCCCAATCTTCAAGATCCAGCTCGGCAGCAAGCTAGGCATCGTCATAACCTCTCCTTCGATGGTCCGCGAAGTCCTCAAGGAACACGACTCCGTTTTCGCCAACCGCGACGTCCCTGCCGCTGGAAGAGCCGCCACCTACGGCGGAGCTGACATCGCATGGGCACCATACGGCCCCGAGTGGCGTATGCTGAGAAAAGTATGCGTCCTCAAGATGCTGAGCAACAACACTCTCGACTCCGTCTACGAGCTCCGCCGGAATGAGGTCCGAAAAATGGTCGGGTTCTTGCACGATCGGGTCGGTTCAGAGGTGAACGTTGGGGAGCAAGTGTTCCTAACTGTGCTGAATGTGATAACGGAGATGATGTGGGGAGGGGCGGTGGAGGGGCAGGAGAGGGAGGGATTGGGGGCGGAATTCAGGGAAGTGGTGGCGGAGATGACGCACCTACTTGGGAAGCCGAACGTGTCGGATTTTTTTCCCGCGTTGGCACGGTTTGATTTACAGCGGGTGGAGAAGCAGATGCACGCGCTGGTGCCGCGGTTCGATGGGATCTTCGAGAGGAAGATTGGCGAGAGGGTGAaagaagggaacaagaagagcaatgaTTTCTTGCAGTTTCTGTTGAACTTGAGGGAGGAAGCTGACTCCAAGACTCCACTCACCATGGTTCAGCTCAAGGCATTACTCATG GACATGGTGGTGGGTGGATCTGACACATCCGCTAACACAATCGAATTTGCTATGGCTGAAATGATAAAAAATTCAGAGGTAATGAAGAAAGTCCAAGAAGAACTAGAAGCAGTGGTTGGCAGAGACAACATGGTAGAAGAATCACACATTCACAAGCTACCTTACTTGTGTGCAGTAATGAAAGAAACCCTTCGATTGCACCCAGCACTTCCACTCTTAATCCCTCACCGCCCCAGTGAAACCACCACCATCGGAGGATACACAGTTCCAAAGGATTCTCGCGTGTTCGTGAACGTGTGGGCCATACACAGAGACCCTTCTATTTGGGACAATCCACTTGAGTTTGATCCTACTAGGTTCTTAAGGGATGATGATGGTGGTGCCAACAAATGGGATTTTAGTGGCAGTGACTTCACGTATTTCCCATTTGGTTCCGGAAGAAGAATATGTGCTGGGATCGCAATGGCTGAAAGGACAGTTCTGTATTTTCTTGCCACCCTTGTGCATTCCTTTGACTGGAGGGTAATTGATGGTGAAAAACTTGATATATCAGAAAAGTTTGGTATTGTTCTTAAGAAGAAGACACCTTTAGTTGTTATTCCCAAGTTACGACTATCTAATTTAGGTCTTTATAAGTAG